TTCCACATTTGGGCAGAAGATAATTGATGAAATGCATGCGTTTCATTTGCTATGTTCTGGGTCTAGATGCTTAGACATAATAAACGATCTGCTACGGGTGAAAAGTTCAAAGGGCACAAAACCAATCGTGATTTGGGAGCCATTCCCAGATCTTTGCGACTTTGATCATCAAAATGACATTAAAAGTGTAATGCAGAGGAACGATGTTACGGTAATATTATCTCCAAATGCCGAAGAATCAAGTCGCTTATTTGGTTTAAGTAGCAAGGAACCGACTAGTTTGGAAGAATGTCTAGCATTAGCGCATCGTTTCGATGATTTCATGGATGAAAACAATATGTGTATTCTACGATGCGGTGCCCTCGGAAGCATATCGGTAAGTGAGAAGTTTAAGAACGGACGAACCTATGACCATTTCCCCGCCTACCATTTCAAAACTCAGTCTAAAGTACTAGATCCTACTGGCGGGGGAAACTCGTTCCTTGGCGGCTTTGCAGTTTCTTATGCCCTAACGAAAAGCTTAGATATTGCTAGTATATGTGGGAACATCGCTGCAGGCGCAATAATTGAACAATTCGGAATACCGAGGTACGATCCAATTGCTAAAACCTGGAACGGAATCACATTCTTGGATAGACTGAAATTTTACCTTTCACAGTCCGGTCTTCAATATAATATAAACGATCT
The nucleotide sequence above comes from Saccharomyces cerevisiae S288C chromosome III, complete sequence. Encoded proteins:
- the MAK32 gene encoding Mak32p (Protein necessary for stability of L-A dsRNA-containing particles), producing MMNEEDSTETKSLVITNGMFIIDDIERSKYNIHYKNVPGGGGTFAILGACIISSGNVTSKGLKWIVDRGSDFPKEVIREIDSWGTDVRFRDDFSRLTTKGLNYYEGSDDLRKFKFLTPKKQINVDDWISTFGQKIIDEMHAFHLLCSGSRCLDIINDLLRVKSSKGTKPIVIWEPFPDLCDFDHQNDIKSVMQRNDVTVILSPNAEESSRLFGLSSKEPTSLEECLALAHRFDDFMDENNMCILRCGALGSISVSEKFKNGRTYDHFPAYHFKTQSKVLDPTGGGNSFLGGFAVSYALTKSLDIASICGNIAAGAIIEQFGIPRYDPIAKTWNGITFLDRLKFYLSQSGLQYNINDLYKSLTR